From Blattabacterium cuenoti, the proteins below share one genomic window:
- the rsmI gene encoding 16S rRNA (cytidine(1402)-2'-O)-methyltransferase, with translation MLYIVPTPIGNMEDLTFRSLRILNEVDLILAENKNYSKKLLNFYKIKTPTKTYHISNEKKIIPFFLEKIKKGEKLALITNAGTPSISDPGYLLIKSCIKKSITIECLPGATAIIPAIVISGFSINEFTFIGFLSKKKREKKLKNLSKEKRTLVLYESPHRLLRTLNDLKKFFGCKRNIVVCKEISKLFQEILRGNIEEIIHFYQIKNKKILGEYVLIIDKKN, from the coding sequence ATGTTATATATAGTTCCAACCCCTATAGGAAATATGGAAGATTTAACTTTCAGAAGTTTACGAATATTAAATGAAGTAGATCTTATTCTAGCAGAAAATAAGAATTATTCAAAAAAATTATTAAATTTTTACAAAATAAAAACCCCCACAAAAACTTACCATATATCTAATGAGAAAAAAATAATTCCATTTTTTTTAGAAAAAATAAAAAAAGGAGAAAAATTAGCATTAATTACCAATGCTGGAACTCCAAGTATTTCAGATCCAGGATATCTTCTTATTAAATCTTGCATAAAAAAATCTATTACTATAGAATGTTTACCAGGAGCAACTGCTATTATTCCGGCTATAGTAATATCTGGTTTTTCTATTAATGAATTTACATTTATTGGATTTTTATCCAAAAAAAAAAGAGAAAAAAAACTAAAAAATTTATCAAAAGAAAAAAGAACTCTAGTTTTATATGAATCCCCTCATAGATTATTACGTACATTAAATGATTTAAAAAAATTTTTTGGATGTAAAAGAAATATTGTTGTATGTAAAGAAATTTCCAAATTATTTCAAGAAATACTAAGAGGTAATATAGAAGAAATAATTCATTTTTATCAAATAAAAAATAAAAAAATATTAGGAGAATATGTTTTAATCATAGATAAAAAAAATTAA
- a CDS encoding aspartate-semialdehyde dehydrogenase has product MKFGIVGATGMVGREIIDILENKDLPIKKLYFSASKNSVGKEIFFRKRKYQIISIQDLFLKRPNLVLFSAGSLISKKWAPLFAKKGSIVIDNSSAWRMDPDKKLIVPEINSSSIEKKDKIIANPNCSTIQLVMILYPLHMEYHISRVVISTYQSVTGTGKKAVDQLNKEKDKLFFSKKVYPHPIYGNVLPQCDSFLDNNYTIEEIKLIEETKKIINDKNISITATAVRVPVIGGHSECVNITFKKKPDINHIYKILSKKRGIIILDFPKENIYPTPIFSHKKDDVFVGRIREDFSCINSLNLWIVADNLRKGSATNAVQISEYLIDKNYI; this is encoded by the coding sequence ATGAAATTTGGAATAGTTGGAGCGACGGGAATGGTTGGTAGGGAAATAATTGATATTTTAGAAAATAAGGATCTTCCGATAAAAAAATTGTATTTTTCAGCCTCTAAAAATTCTGTTGGAAAAGAAATTTTTTTTCGAAAAAGAAAATATCAGATAATTAGTATTCAAGATCTTTTTTTAAAAAGACCTAATCTTGTTTTATTTTCAGCCGGTTCTCTTATTTCTAAAAAATGGGCTCCTTTATTTGCTAAAAAAGGATCAATTGTTATTGATAATTCTTCTGCATGGAGAATGGATCCTGATAAAAAATTAATAGTACCAGAAATAAATAGTTCTTCTATAGAAAAAAAAGATAAAATTATAGCTAATCCAAATTGTTCTACAATACAATTAGTTATGATTTTATATCCTTTACATATGGAATATCATATAAGTAGAGTCGTTATTTCCACATATCAATCTGTTACTGGTACAGGAAAAAAAGCAGTAGATCAATTAAATAAAGAAAAGGATAAACTTTTTTTTTCAAAAAAAGTTTATCCTCATCCTATTTATGGAAATGTATTACCACAATGTGACTCTTTTCTAGATAATAATTATACAATAGAGGAAATAAAATTAATAGAAGAGACAAAGAAAATAATAAATGATAAAAATATCTCTATAACAGCTACAGCAGTACGTGTCCCAGTTATAGGAGGACATTCTGAATGTGTTAATATTACATTTAAAAAAAAACCTGATATTAATCATATTTATAAGATTCTTTCAAAAAAAAGAGGAATAATTATTTTAGATTTTCCAAAAGAAAATATTTATCCAACACCTATTTTTTCACATAAAAAAGATGATGTATTTGTAGGACGTATACGTGAAGATTTTTCTTGTATAAATTCATTAAATCTTTGGATTGTCGCAGATAATTTACGTAAAGGTTCAGCAACTAATGCAGTACAAATATCTGAATACTTAATAGATAAAAATTATATTTAA
- the gmk gene encoding guanylate kinase, whose amino-acid sequence MKKGKMIILSGPSGSGKTTISQYLLSIIPELEFSISCTTRPIRLEKEKQGKDYFFISNNKFLSKIKKDQFAEWEEVYPKLFYGTLKSEISKIWNKKKHVLFDVDVKGALHLKKKYPNNSLSIFIMVNSTILLKKRLVKRNNENLSKLIIRLKKAEKEWKYANFFDKILLNINLNKTKKIIQKLVSNYLN is encoded by the coding sequence ATGAAAAAAGGAAAAATGATTATTTTATCAGGACCTTCAGGATCTGGAAAAACAACAATATCACAATATTTATTGTCAATTATACCAGAATTAGAATTTTCTATATCATGCACAACTCGTCCTATAAGATTAGAAAAAGAAAAACAAGGAAAAGATTATTTTTTTATTTCTAATAATAAATTTTTATCCAAAATAAAAAAGGATCAATTTGCGGAATGGGAAGAAGTATATCCAAAATTGTTTTATGGAACTTTAAAAAGTGAAATATCCAAAATATGGAACAAAAAAAAACATGTTTTATTTGATGTAGATGTTAAAGGAGCCCTTCATTTAAAAAAAAAATATCCAAATAATTCCTTATCCATATTTATCATGGTAAATTCCACTATTTTATTAAAAAAAAGACTGGTAAAAAGAAATAATGAAAATTTATCAAAATTAATAATTCGTTTAAAAAAAGCAGAAAAAGAATGGAAATATGCTAATTTTTTTGATAAAATTTTGTTAAATATAAATTTAAATAAAACAAAAAAAATAATACAAAAATTAGTTTCAAATTATCTCAATTAA
- a CDS encoding RpiB/LacA/LacB family sugar-phosphate isomerase, with amino-acid sequence MKIAIGSDHTGVYHKNLIIEYLNNKGYNMIDFGSYSSERKVDYPDFIHPTVNSVENEESLYGIIICGSGNGAAMTANKHPNIRAALVWKKEIASLARKHNDANILSLPARFLNKERDVLEIVDIFLNTDFQGGRHKKRIEKISIYK; translated from the coding sequence TTGAAAATAGCAATAGGGTCTGATCATACTGGTGTATATCATAAAAATTTAATAATAGAGTATTTAAATAATAAAGGATATAACATGATAGATTTTGGTTCTTATAGTAGTGAAAGAAAAGTAGATTATCCTGATTTTATTCATCCAACAGTTAATTCGGTAGAAAATGAAGAATCTCTATATGGAATTATTATTTGTGGTAGTGGAAATGGAGCAGCAATGACGGCTAACAAACATCCAAATATTAGAGCTGCTTTAGTATGGAAAAAAGAAATTGCTTCTTTAGCTAGGAAACATAATGATGCAAATATTTTAAGTCTTCCAGCTCGTTTTTTAAATAAAGAAAGAGATGTTTTAGAAATAGTAGATATTTTTTTAAATACCGATTTTCAAGGAGGTAGACATAAAAAAAGAATAGAAAAAATTTCAATTTACAAATAA
- a CDS encoding phosphoglycerate kinase — protein MMIANIKTINDFDFKNKIALVRVDFNVPIKINEKMKCEIMDDTRILLSLPTINKIISDNGKIIIITHIGRPKGIRSENLSTRFLVPFLSKKLKVSVKFSENCIGKTVENEISLLKNREILLLENIRFYKEEENDDKNFSFNLSKLGDIYVNDAFAVSHRLHASVHTTPKFFNKKKCIGFLMKKEIHSLKKILGKGEKPITILLGGAKISSKIAIIENLINKVDNILIGGGMAYPFIKAKGGEVGDSLIKNECKYVEKTITNILNYLKFKEKRTKIFFPEDVIITTMNHNHHSNSSPKNIKIVPIHSIPFGWVGLDIGPSTIKTFCKKIKKSKTILWNGPLGVFEKKDFSLGTKSIAKTIIETTKEGSFSLIGGGDTIASLKNIKKRKTDISYLSTGGGAMLEFLKNKIIPGIKSISLE, from the coding sequence ATGATGATAGCTAATATAAAAACAATAAACGATTTTGATTTTAAAAATAAAATAGCTTTAGTTAGAGTTGATTTTAATGTTCCTATAAAGATTAATGAAAAAATGAAATGTGAAATCATGGATGATACTCGTATTTTATTGAGTTTACCTACAATTAATAAAATTATTTCAGATAACGGAAAAATAATAATTATTACTCATATAGGAAGACCAAAAGGAATACGTTCTGAAAATCTTTCAACAAGATTTCTTGTTCCATTTTTATCCAAAAAACTAAAAGTATCTGTAAAATTTTCAGAAAATTGCATAGGAAAAACTGTAGAAAATGAAATCTCACTATTGAAAAATAGAGAAATTCTCTTATTAGAGAATATTCGTTTTTACAAAGAAGAAGAAAATGATGATAAAAATTTTTCTTTTAATTTATCTAAACTTGGAGATATTTATGTTAACGATGCTTTTGCTGTTTCTCATCGTTTACATGCTTCAGTACACACAACTCCAAAATTTTTTAATAAAAAAAAATGTATCGGGTTTCTCATGAAAAAAGAAATTCATTCATTAAAAAAAATTTTAGGAAAAGGAGAAAAACCAATTACTATTTTATTAGGAGGAGCAAAAATCTCTTCTAAAATAGCTATTATTGAAAATCTTATAAATAAAGTAGATAACATATTAATAGGAGGAGGAATGGCTTATCCTTTTATTAAAGCTAAAGGAGGAGAAGTTGGAGACTCTCTTATAAAAAATGAGTGTAAATATGTTGAAAAAACAATAACTAATATTTTAAATTATTTAAAATTTAAAGAAAAAAGAACAAAAATTTTTTTTCCTGAGGACGTGATAATAACAACTATGAATCACAATCATCATTCCAATTCTTCTCCTAAAAATATCAAAATTGTACCTATTCATTCTATTCCTTTCGGATGGGTAGGATTAGATATAGGTCCATCAACCATAAAAACTTTTTGTAAAAAAATAAAAAAATCGAAGACAATTTTATGGAATGGACCATTAGGTGTATTTGAAAAAAAAGATTTTTCTTTGGGAACTAAATCTATAGCAAAAACAATAATAGAAACAACTAAAGAAGGTTCTTTTTCTTTAATTGGAGGTGGAGATACTATTGCTTCATTAAAAAACATAAAAAAAAGAAAAACTGATATTAGTTATCTATCTACTGGAGGAGGAGCCATGTTAGAATTTTTAAAAAATAAAATTATTCCTGGAATCAAGTCTATTTCTTTGGAATGA
- a CDS encoding superoxide dismutase: MSFKLPKLSYSYKDFEPFIDEKTMEVHYTKHHATYTDNLNKSICGSDLLNLSIEEILRRANIEKLAVRNNSGGYYNHNLYWKILVPYSEYLSPSQYLNDIIKIYFDSFESFKNKFSSEAMNRFGSGWAWLCVKNKNELTICSTQNQDNPLMLGIGCEGKPILGLDVWEHAYYLKYQNRRLDYISSFWKIINWKQVEKNYKEAIQ, encoded by the coding sequence ATGTCATTTAAACTTCCAAAATTATCTTATTCATATAAAGACTTTGAACCATTTATAGATGAAAAAACAATGGAGGTTCATTATACAAAACATCATGCAACATATACAGATAATTTAAATAAATCCATTTGTGGTTCTGATTTATTAAATCTTTCTATAGAGGAAATATTAAGAAGAGCTAATATTGAAAAACTTGCAGTAAGGAATAACAGTGGAGGATATTATAATCACAATTTGTACTGGAAAATATTAGTTCCTTATTCAGAATACCTTTCTCCAAGCCAATATTTAAACGATATAATAAAAATATATTTTGATTCATTTGAATCTTTTAAGAATAAATTTTCTTCTGAAGCAATGAATCGATTTGGTTCAGGATGGGCTTGGTTATGCGTTAAAAATAAAAACGAATTAACTATTTGTTCTACTCAAAATCAGGATAATCCTTTAATGTTAGGCATAGGTTGTGAAGGAAAACCTATATTAGGTTTAGACGTATGGGAGCATGCTTATTATCTTAAATATCAAAATCGTCGTTTAGACTATATTTCTTCTTTTTGGAAAATTATCAATTGGAAACAAGTAGAAAAAAATTATAAAGAAGCTATTCAATAA
- the folB gene encoding dihydroneopterin aldolase: MGKILIENLRLFGFHGCMPEESLIGSHYTINLEIELDLNKASISDDLSQTVNYVDLYRIVKKEMSIRSKLIEHLAKRIVKKIKEHKKDSIKSTKIKICKENPPLKNMVDRVCIILEE, translated from the coding sequence ATGGGAAAAATTCTTATAGAAAATTTAAGATTATTTGGATTTCATGGATGTATGCCTGAAGAATCTTTGATAGGATCTCATTATACTATTAATTTAGAAATTGAATTAGATTTAAATAAAGCATCTATTAGTGATGATTTATCACAAACTGTAAATTATGTAGATTTATATCGTATAGTAAAAAAAGAAATGTCTATAAGATCTAAATTGATAGAACATTTAGCAAAAAGAATTGTAAAAAAAATAAAAGAACATAAAAAGGATTCAATCAAATCAACAAAGATAAAAATTTGCAAAGAAAATCCTCCATTAAAAAATATGGTAGATAGAGTTTGTATTATTTTAGAAGAATAG
- a CDS encoding uroporphyrinogen-III synthase has translation MKINHILISQPFKNSYSPYIELGKKKNVQIDFISFIEVKEASPVEVRKQKINFSDFSVVLFISKKSVDYYFRLAESMRFKIPITMKYICLTEVVAHYLQKYIVYRKRKIYIGKKNFQDIVPFIKKHYKEKYLLPSSNILKPEIPKILNRLNILWKRAILYKTTSSDLSDLKHIHHDILVFFSPACIKSLFENFPNFNQKNIKIATFGKNTLDAAYKAGLKIEIKVPTPKYPSMAKALENYIQKKYQ, from the coding sequence ATGAAGATCAATCATATATTAATTTCGCAACCTTTTAAAAATTCTTATTCTCCATACATAGAACTTGGTAAAAAGAAAAATGTACAAATAGATTTTATATCTTTTATAGAAGTAAAAGAAGCTTCTCCAGTAGAAGTAAGAAAACAAAAAATAAATTTTTCTGATTTTAGTGTTGTTCTTTTCATTAGTAAAAAATCTGTCGATTATTATTTTAGATTAGCGGAATCTATGCGATTTAAAATTCCTATAACCATGAAATATATCTGTTTAACAGAAGTAGTAGCTCATTATTTACAAAAATATATAGTATATAGGAAGAGAAAAATTTACATTGGTAAAAAAAATTTCCAAGATATTGTCCCTTTTATAAAAAAACATTACAAAGAAAAATATCTATTACCATCTTCTAATATATTAAAACCAGAAATCCCAAAAATTTTAAATAGGCTTAATATTTTATGGAAAAGAGCTATTTTATATAAAACAACATCTAGTGACTTATCTGATTTAAAACATATACATCATGATATATTGGTTTTTTTTAGTCCAGCTTGCATAAAATCTTTATTCGAAAATTTTCCTAATTTTAATCAAAAAAATATAAAAATTGCAACTTTTGGAAAAAATACTTTAGATGCTGCTTATAAAGCAGGATTAAAAATAGAAATTAAAGTTCCTACTCCGAAATATCCTTCAATGGCAAAAGCTTTAGAAAATTACATACAAAAAAAATATCAATAA
- the glmS gene encoding glutamine--fructose-6-phosphate transaminase (isomerizing), with protein MCGIIGYLGYREAYPILLNGLKKLEYRGYDSSGIAVFRKRKYNLYKTKGKVNELEKKISFYKIKMKGNTGIGHTRWATHGIPDNINAHPHVSNSNELFLIHNGIIENYHAIKIILSKNGFIFKSKTDTEVLVNLIEFVQKKNKLSLEEAVRISLNEIVGAYSIAIVDKSNPEIIVIAKLGSPLALGINEREFFISSDPVSFVNYTKNVLYLRDGEMAILRKDKDLDLRKIRDNHKLNPIIKELQINLKEIEKGNYKYFMLKEIYEQPKSIRDTLRGRLLIPNKNIDGLICIDGIESNKDIFINAKSITIVACGTSWHASLIGEYLLEELARIPVEVEYASEFRYRKPILGKKDIVIVISQSGETADTIEALKLAKKRGAFVFGICNVVSSYIARNVDAGAYTHAGPEIGVASTKSFTAQITVLTLLSLIIGKYRSTITNNRYQYLCKELKSIPEKVSQTLKIDDTIKNISQLYCHVNNFLYLGRGINFPVALEGALKLKEISYIHAEGYPAAEMKHGPIALIDEKIPVVFLSTKTGQYKKIIGNIEEIKARKGKIIAIVNEDDIQISMLADHIIKVPKISEELNPLITVIPLQLLAYQIAFLRGENVDQPRNLAKSVTVE; from the coding sequence ATGTGTGGTATAATAGGTTATTTAGGATATAGAGAAGCTTATCCCATTCTTCTTAATGGATTAAAAAAATTAGAATACCGTGGATATGATAGTTCTGGAATTGCTGTTTTTAGAAAACGAAAATATAATTTATATAAAACTAAAGGAAAAGTTAATGAATTAGAAAAAAAGATTTCTTTTTACAAAATAAAGATGAAAGGAAATACAGGAATAGGGCATACAAGATGGGCTACTCATGGAATTCCAGATAATATTAATGCACATCCTCATGTATCTAATTCTAATGAACTTTTTTTAATTCATAATGGAATAATAGAAAATTATCACGCTATTAAAATTATTTTATCCAAAAACGGTTTTATATTCAAAAGTAAAACAGATACAGAAGTTTTAGTTAATTTAATTGAATTTGTACAAAAAAAAAACAAATTATCCTTGGAGGAAGCCGTTCGTATTTCTTTAAATGAAATAGTAGGTGCATATTCTATAGCAATAGTAGATAAATCAAATCCAGAAATAATTGTAATAGCTAAATTAGGAAGTCCTCTTGCTTTAGGTATCAATGAAAGAGAGTTTTTTATTTCTTCTGATCCCGTTTCATTTGTTAATTATACTAAAAATGTTCTTTATTTAAGAGATGGAGAGATGGCTATTCTTAGAAAAGATAAGGATTTAGATCTACGAAAAATTAGAGATAATCATAAACTTAATCCAATTATTAAAGAACTCCAAATAAATCTTAAAGAAATAGAAAAAGGAAATTACAAATATTTTATGTTAAAGGAAATATATGAACAACCTAAAAGTATTAGAGATACTTTACGTGGTAGATTATTAATTCCAAATAAGAATATAGATGGGTTAATTTGTATTGATGGAATTGAATCTAATAAAGATATTTTTATTAATGCTAAAAGTATAACTATAGTAGCTTGTGGAACTTCATGGCATGCTAGTTTAATAGGAGAATATTTATTGGAAGAATTAGCTCGTATTCCAGTAGAAGTTGAATATGCTTCTGAATTTAGATATAGAAAACCTATTTTGGGTAAAAAAGATATAGTTATTGTTATTTCACAATCTGGAGAGACAGCAGATACAATAGAAGCCTTAAAATTAGCAAAAAAAAGAGGAGCTTTTGTTTTTGGAATTTGCAACGTTGTTAGTTCATATATAGCAAGAAATGTTGATGCCGGGGCTTATACTCATGCAGGACCTGAAATAGGAGTAGCTTCTACAAAATCTTTTACAGCACAGATTACTGTATTAACTCTTCTTTCTCTAATTATAGGAAAATACAGATCAACGATAACAAATAATCGTTATCAATATTTATGCAAAGAACTTAAATCTATACCAGAAAAAGTTAGTCAAACATTAAAAATAGATGATACTATAAAAAATATATCTCAATTATATTGTCATGTAAATAATTTTCTTTATTTAGGAAGAGGTATAAATTTTCCAGTAGCATTAGAAGGGGCATTAAAATTGAAAGAAATCTCTTATATACATGCCGAAGGTTATCCCGCTGCAGAAATGAAACATGGTCCTATCGCTTTAATAGATGAAAAAATACCTGTTGTTTTTTTATCTACAAAAACTGGACAATATAAAAAAATTATAGGAAATATTGAGGAAATTAAAGCTAGAAAAGGAAAAATTATTGCTATAGTGAACGAAGATGATATTCAAATAAGCATGTTAGCTGATCACATTATAAAAGTACCAAAAATATCTGAAGAATTAAATCCATTGATAACGGTAATTCCTCTACAATTATTGGCTTATCAAATTGCATTTCTTAGAGGAGAAAATGTTGATCAACCTAGAAATTTAGCAAAGTCAGTAACAGTAGAATGA
- a CDS encoding glycogen/starch synthase has protein sequence MTGKRLLYVSSDLFPFSSENPVSLSVLKAAKFMQSIGNDVRIFMPRFGVINERRHQLHEVIRLSGMNLMINDIDQPLLIKVASIPYARLQVYFIDNEEYFKRKAIYEDENGIFFHDNDERALFFTKGVLEAVKKLNWRPDIIHVYGWISSLIPLYVHEFYKNDLIYKNTKIISSIYNNPFQGSLNSNLLKKIQTDGIKSEELKLLEKPNYFNLIKLCMHFSDSIIKGDLLFPKEIEDFIHLNKLLVFKYYPVDKIETVYQKFYKETVLLETD, from the coding sequence ATGACAGGTAAACGTTTATTATATGTTTCTTCAGATTTATTTCCTTTTTCTTCAGAAAATCCTGTTTCTTTGTCAGTTTTAAAGGCTGCAAAATTTATGCAGTCTATAGGAAATGATGTTCGTATATTTATGCCTCGTTTTGGAGTTATAAATGAAAGAAGACATCAATTACATGAGGTGATACGTTTATCAGGAATGAACTTGATGATAAATGATATAGATCAACCTCTATTAATAAAAGTAGCTTCTATACCTTATGCAAGGTTACAAGTTTATTTTATAGATAATGAAGAATATTTTAAAAGAAAAGCTATATATGAAGATGAAAATGGAATATTTTTCCATGATAATGACGAAAGGGCTTTATTTTTTACAAAAGGAGTTTTAGAAGCTGTTAAAAAATTAAATTGGAGACCTGATATAATTCATGTCTATGGTTGGATAAGTTCATTGATTCCATTGTATGTTCATGAATTTTATAAGAATGATCTTATTTATAAGAATACAAAAATAATATCTTCTATTTATAATAATCCTTTTCAAGGAAGTTTAAACAGTAATCTTCTTAAAAAGATACAAACAGATGGAATTAAATCTGAAGAATTAAAATTATTGGAAAAACCTAATTATTTTAACTTAATTAAATTATGTATGCATTTTTCTGATTCCATAATCAAGGGTGATCTTCTTTTTCCTAAAGAAATAGAAGATTTTATTCATCTAAATAAATTATTAGTATTCAAATATTATCCTGTAGATAAAATAGAAACAGTCTATCAAAAATTTTATAAGGAAACAGTATTATTAGAAACAGATTAA
- the rnr gene encoding ribonuclease R — protein MKLKGKKKNFVEKNSFLVTGHISVTSYGFAFFKNIEGDTQDVFISKKDTNRAINGDLVLVKITKKKSRKKIKGKVLKIIKRKRKNFVGVLKLKTHSKYAYVKVYDNTIHVDILIQEQELKIYKNNEKVLTNIILWPKESKNPIGKIIKSFGISGEYNTEIFSLLFEYGFPYKFSKKIEKETKKIMEKENFDLRLRRDMRHINTFTIDPLDAKDFDDALSIKKLDSETWEIGIHIADVSYYIKEGSLLDKEAYNRATSIYLMGKVIPMLPEEISNNLCSLLPEEDKLCFSYIFNMNSKGKILKNWFGKTIIRSNKRFTYEEVQEIIEKNKGEYHEDIMDLFFFSKIISKNRLKNGAIFLDRFDTKFHLDSENNPIDIFFEKNHEAHRLIEEFMLLTNRKISEFVSLNLDGKPSRNTYVYRIHEEPDYQKISFLKSIIEPLGYILDLKNLKDSINSILKKIHGKPEKNMIENSILRCMSKAKYSTKNRGHYGLSFIYYSHFTSPIRRYSDIIAHRLLCFYLSNKKNEIKPIDFYEEQSKHCSNQERLAIDVEREFLKFMQVKYIKKFLGKKFNGVIIGLTEWCIYIDLLFFQIEGMIRLRDLKEDYYSLHSNNYSIIGKNKGKIFRLGDKIQVKIIDVNIEKKKIILEWLMKKDKIKLLHKEEQK, from the coding sequence ATGAAATTAAAAGGAAAAAAGAAAAATTTTGTTGAAAAAAATAGTTTTTTAGTAACTGGACATATTTCTGTTACCAGTTATGGTTTTGCATTTTTTAAAAATATAGAGGGAGATACTCAAGATGTTTTTATATCTAAAAAAGATACAAATAGAGCTATAAACGGAGATCTTGTCCTCGTAAAAATTACGAAAAAAAAATCAAGGAAAAAAATAAAAGGAAAAGTTTTAAAAATTATTAAAAGAAAAAGAAAAAATTTTGTCGGAGTTCTTAAATTAAAAACTCATTCCAAATATGCTTATGTAAAAGTTTATGATAATACAATACATGTAGATATTCTTATTCAAGAACAAGAATTAAAAATATACAAAAATAATGAAAAAGTATTAACAAATATAATTTTATGGCCAAAAGAATCTAAAAATCCTATAGGAAAAATAATAAAAAGTTTTGGTATTTCTGGAGAATATAACACAGAAATTTTTTCTTTGTTATTTGAATATGGATTTCCTTACAAATTTTCAAAAAAAATTGAAAAAGAAACTAAAAAAATAATGGAAAAAGAAAATTTTGATTTAAGATTAAGGAGAGATATGCGTCATATTAATACTTTTACAATAGATCCTTTAGATGCTAAAGATTTTGATGATGCACTTTCTATTAAAAAATTAGATTCTGAAACTTGGGAAATTGGAATTCACATTGCAGATGTATCTTATTACATAAAAGAAGGAAGTTTATTAGATAAAGAAGCATATAACCGTGCAACATCTATTTATCTTATGGGAAAAGTAATACCTATGCTTCCTGAAGAAATTTCCAATAATCTTTGTTCTTTACTTCCTGAAGAAGATAAATTGTGTTTTTCATACATTTTTAACATGAATAGTAAAGGAAAAATTTTAAAAAATTGGTTTGGAAAAACAATTATACGGTCTAATAAAAGATTTACATATGAAGAAGTACAAGAAATAATAGAAAAAAATAAGGGAGAATATCATGAAGATATAATGGATTTATTCTTTTTTTCTAAAATTATTTCTAAAAATAGATTGAAAAATGGAGCTATTTTTTTAGATAGATTTGATACTAAATTTCATTTAGATAGTGAAAATAATCCTATCGATATTTTTTTTGAAAAAAATCATGAAGCTCATCGTCTCATCGAAGAATTTATGTTGTTGACTAATAGAAAAATATCTGAATTTGTTAGTCTAAATCTAGATGGAAAACCCTCTCGTAATACGTATGTTTATAGAATACATGAAGAGCCAGATTATCAAAAAATTTCTTTTCTAAAAAGTATAATAGAACCTTTAGGTTATATTTTGGATCTTAAAAATCTGAAAGATTCTATCAATTCTATTCTAAAAAAAATACATGGAAAACCAGAGAAAAATATGATTGAAAATTCAATTCTTCGTTGTATGAGCAAAGCTAAATATTCTACAAAAAATAGAGGACATTATGGTTTATCTTTTATTTATTACAGTCATTTTACTTCTCCTATCAGGAGATATTCAGATATTATAGCTCATAGATTGTTATGTTTTTATTTATCAAACAAAAAAAATGAAATTAAACCTATAGATTTTTACGAAGAACAATCCAAACATTGCAGTAATCAAGAACGTTTAGCAATAGATGTTGAAAGAGAATTTTTAAAATTTATGCAAGTAAAATATATAAAAAAATTTTTAGGGAAAAAGTTTAATGGAGTTATTATAGGATTGACAGAATGGTGTATTTATATAGATTTACTTTTTTTTCAGATAGAAGGAATGATACGATTACGAGATCTTAAAGAAGATTATTATTCTTTACATTCTAATAACTATAGCATAATTGGTAAAAATAAAGGAAAAATTTTTAGATTAGGAGATAAAATACAAGTCAAAATTATTGATGTTAATATAGAAAAGAAAAAAATAATTCTTGAATGGTTAATGAAAAAGGATAAAATTAAACTCTTACATAAGGAGGAACAAAAATAG